The sequence GCCGTCACGTACTACTGGCTCACCAAGTTCCAAGGTTGGTCTGTGCCGCTCGCGGCGATCACGTGCGTCTTCGTGGTCGGCCCACTGCTCGGGCTCTTCCTCTTCCGCATCGTCTTCCACCGACTCACCGCCGCGCCTCCGGTCGTGCGGTTCGTGTCCACGGTGGGCCTGTGGGTGGCGATCCCCGCGTTCGCCAAGCTGATCTACGGGACCACCGTGGTCGGCGGCGAGGTGCTCGCACCCGGCTTCGGCGGCAGCCCGCCGGGCGAGTTCGACGTCTTCGGACTGACCGTCAACTGGAACCAAGCCAGCGTGATCATCGGCGCGGCGCTCGTCGCCGCGGTGTTCGGGCTCATGATGCGCTTCACGCCCTTCGGACTCGCCACCCGCGCCGCCGTGGACTCGCCACGCGTCGCGGCCCTCTCCGGGATCAACCCCGCAGTGATCAGCGCCATCTCTTGGATGCTCGGCTGCGGCCTCGCCGCGTTCGCGGGGGTGCTCCTCAGCCCAACGGCCGGGCTCGGTGAGGTGCAGTTCACGCTGCTGCTCGTCGTGTCGTTCGCGGCTGTCGTGGTCGGACGATTGCGCAGCCTGCCGCTGGCGTTCGCCGGAGCGCTCGGCATCGGACTCCTGCAAGGGCTGTCCGAGAAGTACATCCCAAAATGGTTCTTGACCGACAGCTCGGCCCTGGGCACCGCGATCAAGACCGGGTTCAAACCCAGCATCCCCTTCATCGTGATGCTCGGCGTGCTCCTCGCGTACCAAGGGTTGCGTCGCGAGCAGTTCGAGGTGGACCTCCGTGCCGGACCCGCGGAAGAGGAGATCGCACCCGTCACCCGCATCACCGGATGGCGCGCCGCGATCGGACCGGCCGCGCTTGCGCTGGCGCTCTTCTCGGTCCCGCTTTGGAACAGCGACTTCTGGGTCGGAACTGTCCTGAGTCAAGCGATGGCGCTCGGTGTCCTGTTCTTGACCTTCACCGTCGTCACCGGTGAGGGCGGCATGCTCTCGCTCACGCAGACAGCACTCGCGGGAGTAGGCGCGTTCACTGCGGCGAAGCTCGCGACCAACGCCGGATGGCCCGTCTGGGCCGCACTCCTGATGGGCGCCATCGTGGCCGTGCCGGTCGGGCTCATCGTGGCGGGCTTGAGCCTGCGACTCGGCGGGCTCTACCTCGCGCTCGCCACGTTGGCCTTCTCGCAGCTCCTCCGCTATCTCGTGTTCGCGCGCTCCGACTTCGACAACTTCAACAGCGGCGTCACGATCGACCGCCCTGCGATGTTCGGTATCGACTTCAACGGCGACGACAACTTCTACTTCCTGCTCGTGATCATCTTCTTGATCGTCGCGCTCGTCGTCGTGAACCTCCGCCGATCGACAACGGGCATGGTGCTGGCCGCCATGCGGTCGAGCGAGGCCGCGGCTGCCACGATCGGCATCAGCGTCGTTCGATCCAAGCTCATCGTGTTCGGGCTCAGCGCGTTCATCGCCGGTCTCGGTGGAGGCCTCTACGCCGTCAGCTTCGGCAGGGCGACCGTCCCGTCGTTCGACGTGCTCATCGGGATCGTCTGGCTCGCGATCGTCGTGACCTGGGGAATCCGCTCGGTCGTCGGCGCGTTGATGTCCGCGGTCCTCTTCGTCGCCCTCCAGGCACCCACCAACAAGCTGAGCCTGATCTTCGTGGTGATCGTGGTCTTCATCGTGATGGGCATGACCGCGCGACTCTTCGGGTCGGGTGCGATGCGCACCTCCAAGGGAATCGGCCTCGCTATCGCGCTCTATGTGGTCGGCACTGCCTTGGTCGTGTTGATCTTGCCGATCAACGTTCGGGAGGAGATCGACCTCGGGACGGCGTGGGACTACATCCCGACGATCTTGTTCGGTCTCGGCGCCGTCTTCCTGGCCAAGCAGCCCCGCGGCGTGCTGTTCGACGTGATGAATCGCATCCGGCTGCGCGACCTCCAACGTGAGGCACGCCGAGCTGAAGCAGAGGCCGCGGAGGTGCCGGCATGAGCGCTCCCCTGCTCGACGCACGCGGCGTCACGGTGCAATTCGGCGGCGTGGTCGCGTTGGATGCCGTCGACTTCGCCGCGAACGAAGGTGCGATCACCGGGCTTGTCGGTCCCAACGGTGCCGGCAAGACCACCTTGTTCGGCATCCTGTCGGGCTTGATCCGCCCGAAAGCAGGCCAGGTCACCCTCGGCAACATCGACATCACCAACATGAGCCCGCAGAAGCGGACTCGTCTCGGGCTGGCTCGGACCTTCCAACGGCTCGAGCTCTTCGGCGAGATGACCGTGCGTGAGCACCTCGTGGTCGCGCACCGCGTGCGCCAGCGGCGCGATCGCACCCTCGTGCGCGACTTGCTGGGGCTCGGCGGCAGGCCCTCGGCGGGGGAAGATGAGGCGGTCGACGCGATCCTCGAGCTCTTGGGTCTCGATGCAGTCGCGGAGCAACCCGTCGTGCTGCTCCCCCTCGGGACGGGCCGGATCGTCGAGATCGCCCGTGCGCTCGCCACAGAGCCGCGCATCGTGCTGCTCGACGAGCCCACGTCTGGTCTGGACGTGCACGAGACTGCGCAGGTTGCGACCGCACTGCGCGGCGCTCGCGACGATCGAGGCGTTGCGTTCGTGGTCGTTGAGCACGATGTGGAGCTCGTGCTCGAGATCTCGGAGGTGATCACCGTGCTCGACTTCGGGAAGGTGATCGCGCAGGGTCCGCCGTCCTACATCCGCGCCAGCACCGAGGTGCAGGCCGCATACCTCGGCACCGCCACCGCGGACGCGGGGCCGTCGTGAACGACACCGCCGCACCGGTGCTGGAGGTCGAGGGCCTCGAAGTGCACTACGGCGAGGCGCGCGCGGTCTTCGGTGTGGACCTGAAAATCGCGTCCGGAGAGGTCCTCGCGGTGCTCGGCCCCAACGGTGCCGGCAAGTCGTCCCTCGCGGCCGCGATCACCGGTCGTGTGTCACCTGCGGCCGGCACCGTACGCATCGCTGGTCAGGACGTCACCAAGAGCTCGGCGGCGGACATCAGTCGACTCGGGGTTGCATACGTGCCCGAAGAGCGCGCGATCTTCCCGCACCTCTCGGTGGCGGACAACCTGCGCGTACTGTTGCGCTATGCCGTCCCGCGCGACGACCGCGCCGCGGCCGTGGAGCGCGCCCTCGAGCTGTTCCCCGTCCTCGGCGAGCGTCGCCGCCAACAGGCGGGCACGCTCTCAGGCGGCGAGCAGCAGATGCTCAGCCTCGCCCGGATGCTTGCCGCGCCGCCGAAACTGCTGATCGCCGACGAGATGTCGCTCGGACTCGCGCCGCGCCTCGTGGATCTCGTGTTCGACTCCCTCCGGCGCGCCCGCGAGGAAGGCGTGACGATCCTCCTCATCGAGCAGTACGTCGAACGCGCGCTCGGAATCGCGAACGATGCCGTCATCCTCCGCCGTGGACGCATCGGCTGGAGTGGTCCCGCGAGCGAGGCGCACGCTGAGCTCGTCGCGGGCTATCTCGGCTCGGAGAGCTGACCGGCCGCGAACTTGCGCGACGCGCGCGCCAGACTGCCTGCATGCGATACGTGATGGTCGACATCGAGGCCGACGGGCCGGTTCCCGGCGACTACTCGATGATCTCCGTGGGCGCCGTGCTCGTCGAC is a genomic window of Acidimicrobiia bacterium containing:
- a CDS encoding ABC transporter permease; translation: MGPFILTGLVLGSIYAVSVLGLVLTYNASRVFNFAHGAIAYFAAVTYYWLTKFQGWSVPLAAITCVFVVGPLLGLFLFRIVFHRLTAAPPVVRFVSTVGLWVAIPAFAKLIYGTTVVGGEVLAPGFGGSPPGEFDVFGLTVNWNQASVIIGAALVAAVFGLMMRFTPFGLATRAAVDSPRVAALSGINPAVISAISWMLGCGLAAFAGVLLSPTAGLGEVQFTLLLVVSFAAVVVGRLRSLPLAFAGALGIGLLQGLSEKYIPKWFLTDSSALGTAIKTGFKPSIPFIVMLGVLLAYQGLRREQFEVDLRAGPAEEEIAPVTRITGWRAAIGPAALALALFSVPLWNSDFWVGTVLSQAMALGVLFLTFTVVTGEGGMLSLTQTALAGVGAFTAAKLATNAGWPVWAALLMGAIVAVPVGLIVAGLSLRLGGLYLALATLAFSQLLRYLVFARSDFDNFNSGVTIDRPAMFGIDFNGDDNFYFLLVIIFLIVALVVVNLRRSTTGMVLAAMRSSEAAAATIGISVVRSKLIVFGLSAFIAGLGGGLYAVSFGRATVPSFDVLIGIVWLAIVVTWGIRSVVGALMSAVLFVALQAPTNKLSLIFVVIVVFIVMGMTARLFGSGAMRTSKGIGLAIALYVVGTALVVLILPINVREEIDLGTAWDYIPTILFGLGAVFLAKQPRGVLFDVMNRIRLRDLQREARRAEAEAAEVPA
- a CDS encoding ABC transporter ATP-binding protein, with the translated sequence MSAPLLDARGVTVQFGGVVALDAVDFAANEGAITGLVGPNGAGKTTLFGILSGLIRPKAGQVTLGNIDITNMSPQKRTRLGLARTFQRLELFGEMTVREHLVVAHRVRQRRDRTLVRDLLGLGGRPSAGEDEAVDAILELLGLDAVAEQPVVLLPLGTGRIVEIARALATEPRIVLLDEPTSGLDVHETAQVATALRGARDDRGVAFVVVEHDVELVLEISEVITVLDFGKVIAQGPPSYIRASTEVQAAYLGTATADAGPS
- a CDS encoding ABC transporter ATP-binding protein encodes the protein MNDTAAPVLEVEGLEVHYGEARAVFGVDLKIASGEVLAVLGPNGAGKSSLAAAITGRVSPAAGTVRIAGQDVTKSSAADISRLGVAYVPEERAIFPHLSVADNLRVLLRYAVPRDDRAAAVERALELFPVLGERRRQQAGTLSGGEQQMLSLARMLAAPPKLLIADEMSLGLAPRLVDLVFDSLRRAREEGVTILLIEQYVERALGIANDAVILRRGRIGWSGPASEAHAELVAGYLGSES